A single genomic interval of Blastopirellula marina harbors:
- a CDS encoding polyprenyl synthetase family protein gives MPSPSQPEANSGVKKRVSRRRKTAHLKQVPDRLALREEIQNRCYQICEKLDKSRPLSKDEMEKIVRQLLTEMELPESYVGWTMVMMASAFWRDQVSAIPPERRLFLLPHCLKHAEGCPADYDQFGLDCKTCGACSIADYRTQAEELGYRVLVAEGSPIVMKILVSGYVDAVVGVACLNVLEKAFDKILLAGIPCMAVPLHSSDCRNTSVDEQWVFDMIHLPHREPQQKTATYVHLMRAAQDMFEREELTRLIAPQRQTEATAHAKLADLPNLDPIGATEQLAIDFIGRGGKYSRPFTTLAVYDSLTGGQGTTANGATHVAEYSDAVKRGALAIETFHKASLVHDDIEDDDEFRYGEPTVHRQFGVSTGINLGDYMIGLGYRLVSREVKTLGPEVVSKIVDHLAEAHMRLSEGQGAELLWRDSVSKELTPIDALKIYALKTSPAFEAALHCGIALAKSKDEYRDEMRKFARHVGVAFQILNDLKDWLGDSDNKLSAGNDIIGGRPTVLWALALQSLKDDRKAELIQVANAPDLTAHAKIQRVRSLYLEGGVFEAAEQLVEKYRAKAEEIADGIEPEPFRRLLYYLVDSILETTEDHKPTIVIPTTTLEFPLAAPTS, from the coding sequence ATGCCTTCCCCCTCCCAGCCTGAAGCCAACAGCGGCGTCAAGAAGCGGGTCTCCCGCCGCCGCAAAACGGCCCATCTGAAACAAGTTCCTGATCGCTTGGCGCTGCGCGAAGAGATTCAGAACCGCTGTTACCAGATCTGCGAGAAGCTCGACAAGTCGCGTCCACTGTCCAAGGACGAGATGGAGAAGATCGTCCGTCAGCTTCTGACAGAGATGGAGCTTCCCGAGTCCTACGTCGGCTGGACGATGGTAATGATGGCCTCGGCCTTCTGGCGCGACCAGGTTTCTGCTATTCCGCCCGAACGTCGCTTATTTCTGTTACCTCACTGCCTGAAGCATGCCGAAGGCTGTCCGGCCGACTACGACCAGTTCGGACTCGACTGCAAGACTTGCGGCGCCTGCAGCATCGCCGATTATCGCACCCAAGCCGAGGAGTTGGGCTATCGTGTGCTAGTCGCCGAAGGCTCGCCAATTGTGATGAAGATTCTCGTCAGCGGTTACGTCGATGCTGTCGTCGGCGTTGCCTGCTTGAACGTGCTCGAGAAAGCGTTCGACAAGATCTTACTGGCCGGCATCCCTTGCATGGCCGTGCCGCTGCATTCAAGCGATTGTCGAAACACCTCCGTTGACGAGCAGTGGGTGTTCGACATGATCCACCTGCCGCATCGTGAGCCACAGCAAAAGACGGCCACGTATGTCCACTTGATGCGTGCCGCTCAAGACATGTTCGAGCGAGAAGAGCTGACTCGTTTGATCGCGCCTCAACGTCAAACCGAAGCAACCGCTCACGCGAAACTTGCCGATCTACCGAATCTCGATCCGATCGGTGCCACCGAACAACTGGCAATCGACTTCATCGGTCGAGGTGGCAAGTATTCGCGTCCGTTCACCACACTGGCCGTTTACGATTCGCTCACCGGCGGCCAAGGTACCACGGCTAACGGAGCAACCCACGTAGCAGAGTACTCCGATGCCGTTAAACGCGGCGCGCTCGCTATCGAAACCTTCCACAAAGCTTCGCTCGTTCACGACGACATCGAAGACGATGACGAATTCCGCTACGGTGAGCCAACCGTCCATCGCCAGTTCGGCGTTTCGACCGGGATTAATCTCGGCGATTATATGATTGGCCTTGGTTACCGCTTGGTCAGCCGCGAGGTAAAAACCTTGGGGCCGGAAGTCGTCTCCAAGATTGTTGATCACCTGGCCGAAGCTCACATGCGTTTGTCGGAAGGACAAGGTGCCGAACTGTTGTGGCGTGATTCGGTCAGCAAAGAGTTGACTCCTATCGATGCCTTGAAAATATATGCGTTGAAAACTTCGCCAGCGTTTGAAGCCGCATTGCACTGCGGTATCGCCCTGGCGAAGAGCAAGGATGAGTATCGGGACGAGATGCGAAAGTTCGCTCGTCACGTCGGCGTCGCCTTCCAGATCTTGAATGACCTGAAAGATTGGCTCGGCGATTCGGACAACAAGTTATCTGCAGGCAACGATATCATTGGCGGCCGTCCCACGGTCCTATGGGCGTTAGCACTACAAAGCCTGAAGGATGATCGCAAAGCGGAATTGATCCAGGTTGCGAATGCACCAGACTTAACCGCTCATGCGAAGATTCAGCGAGTGCGAAGCCTGTACCTCGAAGGAGGCGTTTTCGAAGCGGCGGAACAGCTTGTGGAGAAATATCGGGCAAAAGCGGAAGAAATCGCCGACGGCATCGAACCCGAACCATTCCGTCGATTGTTGTATTATTTAGTGGATTCCATTTTGGAAACCACGGAAGATCACAAACCGACGATCGTGATACCAACCACGACGCTGGAGTTCCCCTTGGCCGCACCCACTTCGTAA
- a CDS encoding ATP-binding protein yields the protein MPKRLTVVVSQGQSNNPAKRKLEEDIVAALLFEPGIEVTIVPHLYDLKPDGPGIMGLQAITTDFVVLSWLYERAARWTLDRTSIHGKRGTTLLVHESDEDDDDLLDEPEEESKLRVIDSRSMPNRMIYCIDLRVSNNLQEYVDEVKRIHREVSTSVVELGGLNGNGSAGPTPQQLARVAQPTNDTAIKEGGELEKPIEAIEPFRIEEDAKRRWYPVIDYSRCTNCMECIDFCLFGVYGVDKVETILVEMPDNCRKGCPACSRVCPENAIIFPQHKTPTIAGSDEVAGGGLKIDLSQLFGKPQEDEKSLDAAVRERDEQLLLAGREAVGTAVGVPKRQAEKDSREKDELDDLIDAVDELDI from the coding sequence ATGCCCAAACGTTTGACGGTTGTCGTCAGCCAAGGACAGAGCAACAATCCAGCCAAGCGAAAGCTGGAAGAAGACATCGTGGCGGCGCTGCTATTCGAGCCCGGCATCGAGGTTACGATTGTTCCGCATCTGTACGATCTGAAACCGGACGGCCCCGGGATCATGGGGCTTCAAGCGATCACCACCGACTTTGTCGTCCTGTCCTGGTTATATGAACGTGCCGCTCGCTGGACGCTGGATCGCACCAGCATCCATGGCAAACGGGGCACGACGCTCTTAGTTCACGAGTCGGACGAAGATGACGACGACCTTTTGGACGAGCCTGAAGAAGAATCCAAACTGCGGGTCATCGACAGCCGATCGATGCCCAACCGAATGATCTACTGCATCGACTTGCGGGTATCTAACAACCTGCAAGAGTATGTCGACGAGGTGAAGCGAATCCACCGTGAGGTTTCCACATCGGTAGTCGAACTCGGAGGGCTCAACGGCAACGGCTCGGCCGGGCCCACTCCGCAGCAGCTTGCGCGTGTCGCCCAGCCAACCAACGACACCGCCATCAAGGAAGGTGGGGAACTCGAGAAGCCAATCGAGGCGATTGAACCGTTTCGCATCGAAGAAGATGCCAAACGGCGTTGGTATCCGGTGATCGACTACAGCCGCTGCACCAACTGCATGGAGTGCATCGACTTCTGCCTGTTCGGCGTTTATGGGGTCGATAAGGTCGAAACCATCTTGGTCGAAATGCCGGACAACTGCCGTAAAGGCTGTCCTGCGTGTAGCCGCGTTTGTCCTGAAAACGCGATCATCTTTCCGCAACATAAAACGCCAACCATCGCCGGTAGCGACGAAGTGGCTGGCGGTGGCTTGAAGATCGATTTGTCGCAGCTGTTCGGCAAACCTCAAGAGGACGAAAAGTCGCTCGACGCCGCGGTTCGTGAACGGGACGAACAACTGCTGCTTGCCGGCCGAGAGGCAGTCGGCACGGCGGTCGGTGTCCCCAAACGCCAAGCTGAAAAAGACAGCCGCGAGAAGGACGAGCTCGACGATCTTATCGATGCCGTCGATGAACTCGATATCTAG
- a CDS encoding prenyltransferase/squalene oxidase repeat-containing protein, which translates to MIDPARIRAAYEIAKQDLLNQRDSSGHWIGELSTSSLSTATAVSALQLALRNSSQSSEADVALIRKGVDYLLSHQNEDGGWGDTDLSYSNIATTMLTVAALTLTGDAEKNPSVLSAANQYIEQKGGIPGLRARYGRDKTFAVPILTNYALAGLVDWKEVAPLPFEAAVLPQAFYKFIQLPVVSYAIPALVGIGQAKYYHDKPWNPFSRMARAATFNMAAQVLTKMQPKSGGYLEAIPLTSFVVMSLAATGRANSEVAQNGLRFIRESVRPDGSWPIDTNLATWVTTLSINALSVLDDDDSHLTLDCLEWLLDCQTKDVHPFTGAAPGAWGWTDLSGSVPDADDTPGALLALRHFYDRGDLDDNTRQRIRAAAQRGCRWLIDLQNRDGGWPTFCRGWGTQPFDRSGSDLTAHAMRGLLAWINELHPREYQRLIQGKWYLFNQQKGGPWLPLWFGNQDREEEDNPIYGTSKVLSYFRDTHNLEYELHTPAPPTIVPKNAIRWLTSQQNEDGGFGGGNSIRDASVGRYESTVEETALAIEGLLCDDKGIENHPELEKALDWLCRRVEENSHVECSPIGFYFSKLWYYEKLYPRIMTVSALAYACKAIQAAPSSSVLSGSGTEN; encoded by the coding sequence ATGATTGACCCCGCCCGGATTCGTGCTGCCTACGAAATCGCCAAGCAAGATCTCCTGAATCAGCGGGACTCTTCTGGCCATTGGATTGGCGAACTATCGACCTCGAGCCTTTCGACAGCGACGGCTGTGAGCGCATTGCAACTCGCTTTGCGAAATAGCTCACAATCGAGCGAAGCGGATGTCGCCCTCATTCGTAAGGGCGTCGATTACTTGCTATCCCACCAGAATGAGGATGGTGGGTGGGGAGATACCGACCTTAGCTATTCGAATATCGCCACCACGATGCTCACGGTGGCGGCCCTGACGCTAACGGGCGATGCCGAGAAAAACCCAAGTGTCCTGTCAGCAGCTAACCAGTACATCGAGCAAAAAGGGGGAATTCCTGGGCTGCGGGCGAGGTATGGCAGAGACAAGACATTCGCAGTTCCCATTCTGACCAATTATGCCCTCGCCGGTTTGGTCGACTGGAAAGAAGTCGCTCCCTTACCGTTCGAGGCCGCCGTTCTGCCGCAAGCGTTTTACAAATTCATCCAACTACCCGTGGTCAGCTACGCGATTCCAGCGCTCGTGGGCATAGGTCAGGCCAAGTACTACCACGATAAACCTTGGAATCCATTTTCTCGGATGGCCCGAGCCGCCACGTTCAACATGGCAGCTCAAGTCCTCACCAAGATGCAGCCAAAAAGTGGCGGCTATTTAGAGGCGATCCCACTGACCAGCTTTGTGGTGATGAGCCTAGCCGCAACCGGACGGGCCAACAGCGAGGTCGCTCAGAACGGGCTCCGATTCATCCGTGAAAGCGTTCGACCGGATGGCAGCTGGCCCATTGATACCAACCTGGCAACTTGGGTCACAACGCTTTCGATCAACGCGCTTTCGGTGTTGGACGACGACGATTCGCATCTCACGCTCGACTGCCTGGAATGGCTGTTGGATTGCCAGACGAAAGACGTCCACCCGTTCACTGGGGCTGCCCCAGGTGCTTGGGGTTGGACCGATTTGAGTGGCAGCGTCCCAGATGCCGACGATACCCCAGGAGCGTTGCTGGCACTGCGTCACTTTTACGATCGAGGCGATCTCGACGACAATACGCGGCAAAGAATCCGCGCCGCGGCTCAACGAGGCTGTCGCTGGCTGATCGATCTCCAGAATAGAGATGGTGGTTGGCCAACATTCTGTCGCGGCTGGGGAACTCAACCGTTTGATCGCAGCGGTAGCGATCTCACGGCGCATGCGATGCGCGGATTACTGGCTTGGATCAACGAGCTCCATCCACGGGAATACCAGCGGTTGATCCAAGGTAAGTGGTATCTTTTCAATCAACAGAAGGGAGGCCCATGGCTGCCGCTGTGGTTTGGCAATCAAGATCGTGAGGAAGAAGACAATCCGATCTACGGAACCTCGAAAGTCTTGAGCTACTTCCGTGATACGCATAACCTTGAATACGAACTGCATACTCCAGCGCCACCGACGATTGTTCCCAAGAATGCCATTCGCTGGCTCACCTCTCAGCAAAACGAAGATGGTGGTTTTGGGGGGGGCAACTCCATTCGGGATGCCTCGGTGGGTCGTTACGAAAGCACGGTAGAAGAGACAGCGTTGGCCATTGAAGGCCTGCTTTGCGACGATAAGGGAATCGAAAATCACCCAGAGTTAGAAAAAGCACTCGATTGGTTGTGCCGCCGCGTTGAAGAAAATTCCCATGTCGAATGTTCGCCAATCGGTTTTTACTTCTCTAAGCTGTGGTATTATGAAAAGCTCTATCCGCGAATCATGACTGTCAGTGCGTTAGCGTATGCCTGCAAAGCCATTCAAGCCGCACCGAGCAGCAGCGTCCTAAGCGGAAGTGGAACCGAGAACTGA
- a CDS encoding tyrosine-protein phosphatase has translation MRPFAVLFLLTTASLAIAQDPSKLPHGEHLPGVDNVLKISSHVVSGSQPHGEEGFKTLKELGVNVIVSVDGAKPDVGNAHKYGMRYVHIPIGYDGISDDAQASLKRVMKDFKQDKIFFHCHHGKHRGPAAAAVACREADVLSEGEALDFMRSAGTSSDYGGLWKEITEFHPIPITTELPMLVESAEVESLAAAMAKVDRIYDELVLCEKAGWKAPPEHQDLDPAQQALLLQEGLHESGRLLEENQYDANFRQMLADTESLILIMKKQIESDKSNEATASLKKVKAACSACHTDYRN, from the coding sequence ATGCGCCCTTTTGCTGTACTTTTTCTCTTAACGACCGCCTCACTCGCGATCGCCCAAGATCCTTCCAAGTTGCCACATGGGGAGCACTTGCCAGGCGTCGATAATGTGCTGAAGATCTCCTCGCATGTTGTCAGCGGTAGTCAGCCGCATGGCGAGGAAGGCTTTAAAACGTTGAAAGAACTGGGCGTAAATGTGATCGTATCGGTAGATGGCGCCAAGCCCGACGTCGGGAATGCTCACAAGTACGGAATGCGTTACGTTCATATTCCGATCGGATATGATGGCATCTCGGACGACGCCCAAGCCTCGCTCAAACGTGTGATGAAAGACTTCAAGCAAGACAAGATCTTCTTTCATTGCCATCACGGAAAACATCGCGGGCCTGCCGCTGCCGCGGTTGCTTGCCGAGAGGCGGATGTCCTAAGCGAAGGAGAAGCACTCGACTTCATGCGGAGTGCCGGGACCAGTTCCGATTACGGCGGACTATGGAAAGAGATCACTGAGTTCCATCCTATTCCGATCACGACGGAGCTGCCGATGCTGGTCGAATCCGCGGAAGTTGAATCATTAGCAGCGGCGATGGCTAAGGTCGATCGAATCTACGACGAGCTGGTGCTTTGCGAGAAAGCAGGGTGGAAAGCTCCGCCAGAGCACCAAGATCTTGATCCGGCTCAACAGGCGTTGCTGTTGCAAGAGGGATTGCACGAGTCAGGACGTCTCTTGGAAGAGAATCAGTACGATGCGAACTTCCGCCAAATGTTGGCCGACACCGAATCGTTGATCCTGATCATGAAAAAACAGATCGAGTCCGACAAATCGAATGAAGCGACCGCTTCTCTGAAGAAGGTCAAAGCGGCCTGTTCAGCGTGTCACACGGACTATCGCAACTAG
- a CDS encoding glycine cleavage system protein H has translation MSESLVFMMGKFEATFPTDRQYSKNHLWATRSGNAFRFGFSAYAVRLLQDVYFLEWQVDEGATIKEGQEIGFIESSKAESDLYPPIAGVLARLNPDLMSDPSRINVDMYGEGWLYEIKGSGETLLSPQEYIEHLASVWDVTQRTIKGQLNE, from the coding sequence ATGAGCGAGTCGCTCGTCTTCATGATGGGGAAGTTCGAGGCGACTTTCCCCACCGACCGCCAGTACTCCAAAAACCACCTATGGGCCACCCGAAGCGGAAATGCATTCCGGTTCGGGTTTTCTGCCTATGCGGTCAGATTGCTGCAGGATGTCTATTTCCTGGAGTGGCAGGTTGACGAAGGTGCTACAATTAAGGAAGGTCAGGAAATCGGCTTTATTGAAAGCAGTAAGGCCGAAAGCGACCTCTATCCTCCCATTGCCGGTGTTCTTGCGCGGTTGAACCCCGATTTGATGAGCGACCCTTCTCGGATTAACGTCGATATGTACGGCGAGGGTTGGCTTTATGAGATTAAAGGCAGTGGCGAAACGCTGCTTTCTCCGCAAGAATACATCGAACACCTCGCGTCGGTCTGGGATGTCACCCAGCGGACCATCAAGGGACAATTGAACGAGTAA
- a CDS encoding radical SAM protein: protein MYFRLAKRALLETDKRLVAKFLWLMGFKGLRSVQKHKARLKRGEFFPPFLYISVINSCNLRCQGCWVDVSAKQAKIDVDAMDRMLGEAKAMGNAFFGILGGEPFMHADILEIFRRHQDAYFQVFTNGHFITDEVAKELRKLGNVTPLISIEGTEIISDVRRGRGGVYSKSMEGIQNCINNKLLTGVCTSLCQSNFDDLLREEWIDRLIEMGVFYCWYHGYRVVGPVPNPDLALTPEQQLAVRKFVVEMRVKKPIAIIDAYHDADGNALCPAATGFTHHISPYGDIEPCPVIQFAKESIHDERPLRQVFNESEFLGDFRELAAKNTRGCIILERPDLLSSFAKEHEAKDTTVRHAAYEELDALVSNPSQYNPGNEIPEKSWVYWLLKKYAFHDYGAYSKHFDIKNWQPTIHQEGQPPAAPQNLVQLEADSTTQA from the coding sequence ATGTATTTCCGCCTGGCCAAACGCGCTCTTCTGGAAACCGATAAACGACTTGTCGCCAAGTTTCTATGGTTGATGGGCTTCAAGGGATTACGTTCGGTTCAGAAGCATAAAGCTCGGCTGAAGCGTGGCGAGTTCTTTCCTCCGTTTCTTTACATCTCGGTGATCAACAGTTGCAACTTGCGTTGCCAAGGTTGCTGGGTCGACGTCTCCGCAAAGCAAGCCAAAATCGACGTCGACGCGATGGATCGGATGCTGGGCGAAGCCAAAGCGATGGGCAACGCTTTCTTTGGGATCCTCGGCGGCGAACCGTTCATGCATGCCGATATTTTGGAGATCTTCCGTCGTCACCAGGATGCCTACTTCCAGGTTTTCACCAATGGCCATTTCATTACGGATGAAGTTGCCAAAGAACTTCGCAAGTTGGGCAACGTCACACCGCTGATCAGTATTGAAGGAACCGAGATCATCAGCGACGTTCGTCGCGGTCGCGGGGGTGTGTACAGCAAGTCGATGGAAGGCATTCAGAATTGCATCAACAACAAACTTCTGACTGGCGTTTGTACAAGCTTGTGCCAATCGAACTTCGACGATCTTCTTCGCGAAGAGTGGATCGATCGCTTGATTGAAATGGGGGTTTTCTATTGCTGGTACCACGGTTACCGCGTGGTCGGTCCGGTGCCCAATCCTGACTTGGCACTGACGCCTGAGCAGCAACTGGCTGTCCGCAAGTTCGTGGTTGAAATGCGGGTGAAGAAACCGATCGCGATTATTGACGCTTACCACGATGCCGATGGCAATGCTTTATGTCCAGCAGCGACCGGGTTCACGCATCATATCAGTCCCTACGGCGACATCGAACCTTGTCCGGTGATTCAGTTTGCCAAGGAGTCGATTCACGACGAACGACCCCTGCGTCAGGTATTTAACGAATCGGAGTTCCTGGGTGACTTCCGCGAACTGGCCGCCAAGAATACCCGCGGTTGTATTATCCTGGAACGGCCTGATCTGTTGAGCAGTTTTGCGAAAGAGCACGAAGCGAAAGATACTACTGTGCGACATGCTGCCTATGAAGAGCTCGATGCGTTGGTGTCGAACCCTTCGCAGTACAATCCCGGCAACGAGATCCCCGAGAAAAGCTGGGTTTATTGGCTGTTGAAGAAATACGCGTTTCACGATTACGGTGCGTACTCGAAGCATTTCGATATCAAGAACTGGCAGCCTACGATTCACCAAGAGGGTCAGCCGCCAGCCGCCCCACAAAACTTGGTCCAGCTGGAAGCAGATTCGACGACACAAGCGTAG
- a CDS encoding FAD-dependent oxidoreductase, whose protein sequence is MPLPVSRRQLLAASLSGVLLPTALRAADSTPADSPDQLTEAERTIPIVDTTDVLVCGGGPAGIATAISAARTGASVRILEAHGCLGGVWTSGMLSYVMDAEKPGLNAELPRRLKEMDAQRQSGPKNYVYDVESMKVLLEQMCDENKIRVQYHTRIVAVEKDASNRVRGVITESKSGRQAWRAGTVVDTTGDGDVGALAGCAWEFGRDQDCPCQPMSLMGIITASPEALQQFDRLKGGQTKDQFREFIQAAGRDPSYAKPTLWYMGGSVAAVMMNHEYGVQPFDAAAVTEATIRARRELYEIARALRSQGGLWKDCKLVTTAEQIGVRDGRRIKGRYFVTVDDVRLGARHEDAICRSEFSVDIHAATREANKKAAYHNDGVKAKPFDIPLRALIAQDVDGLMMAGRCISGDFFAHASYRVTGNAVAMGEAAGVASALAAKQACLPQDVAWKDVETELTRLRKPVG, encoded by the coding sequence ATGCCCCTGCCTGTGTCACGCCGTCAGCTTCTGGCAGCTTCCCTTTCAGGTGTCCTGCTTCCAACCGCCCTGCGGGCCGCTGATTCGACGCCGGCCGATTCGCCTGATCAATTGACGGAAGCAGAGCGAACAATTCCGATTGTCGACACAACCGATGTTTTGGTCTGCGGCGGCGGTCCGGCTGGGATCGCGACGGCAATCAGTGCTGCACGGACTGGGGCATCAGTCCGGATCTTAGAGGCGCACGGCTGCCTGGGAGGTGTGTGGACAAGCGGGATGCTCTCGTATGTGATGGACGCTGAAAAGCCTGGGCTGAATGCGGAGTTGCCCCGTCGACTCAAGGAGATGGATGCGCAGCGGCAAAGCGGGCCGAAGAACTACGTCTACGATGTCGAGAGCATGAAAGTGCTACTCGAGCAAATGTGCGATGAAAATAAGATCCGCGTGCAGTACCACACTAGGATTGTCGCAGTTGAAAAGGACGCCTCCAATCGGGTGCGGGGCGTGATCACGGAGTCGAAGTCTGGTCGACAAGCCTGGCGTGCGGGAACCGTGGTCGACACAACCGGCGATGGCGATGTTGGCGCACTAGCAGGTTGCGCGTGGGAGTTCGGCCGCGATCAGGATTGTCCCTGTCAGCCGATGTCGCTAATGGGCATCATCACTGCCAGCCCTGAGGCGTTGCAGCAGTTTGATCGCTTGAAAGGTGGACAAACCAAAGATCAATTCCGCGAGTTCATTCAAGCTGCTGGTCGCGATCCTTCCTACGCCAAGCCGACGCTGTGGTATATGGGCGGCTCGGTTGCCGCGGTGATGATGAATCACGAATACGGTGTCCAGCCGTTTGACGCCGCAGCTGTTACCGAGGCAACGATTCGAGCACGTCGTGAACTGTACGAAATTGCTCGGGCGCTGCGAAGCCAGGGCGGGCTTTGGAAGGATTGCAAGTTGGTGACGACTGCCGAGCAGATCGGCGTGCGTGACGGTCGGCGGATTAAAGGACGCTACTTCGTGACGGTCGACGATGTTCGTCTGGGGGCTCGGCATGAAGACGCGATCTGTCGTTCCGAGTTTAGCGTCGACATTCATGCAGCTACCCGCGAAGCCAACAAGAAGGCTGCCTATCATAACGATGGGGTAAAAGCTAAGCCGTTCGATATTCCGCTGCGGGCGTTGATAGCTCAAGATGTCGATGGCTTGATGATGGCGGGGCGCTGCATCAGCGGCGACTTCTTTGCCCATGCGAGCTATCGTGTCACGGGCAATGCCGTGGCGATGGGGGAAGCGGCTGGTGTGGCATCAGCTCTCGCGGCGAAGCAAGCTTGCCTACCGCAGGATGTCGCTTGGAAAGATGTTGAAACCGAACTGACACGCCTTCGTAAACCGGTCGGTTAG